A genomic window from Nicotiana sylvestris chromosome 11, ASM39365v2, whole genome shotgun sequence includes:
- the LOC104232201 gene encoding aspartic proteinase nepenthesin-2-like: MENLFHIHLLRSIIFSILIAVSANEKYLSPLNSTYINLAKERFMSLDPTKLPDPPMPSYTFTIYHRDVFEKLNFKDYDSLLESRLARSHARESYLASVLDFENGNDVKKGMVPPNDNPNDANATVKRQHDVQGSKMRELVPKTTGAYYSNGEYVASFLLGSDEVRSFLVIDTGSDLVWWQCGPCEENKCYKQKFQNPLYNSTASKTFRKVDCLRYGSKYCFFEDSAFTCDLDSSECHYEMTYGSRQRTKGYMADDVITFVLDQRPIRVMFGCGKDQTSGTNFSDWFSGIAGLGRRVRPQKKGGYSLPSQFGASLFSMCLPRFHSGKGSTISFHNSSYPRAKSAKLLPNRRYRSFFYVNLYKIFINDKEVLVNPSWWNFKPNMRGGVIVDTGTTFTPFPKDFYVIFRYAFRAEVRDIPMVNNPVGPFDTCYKDNPNGPGLVFPVVKLYFGSENPGTMLFLAQERVVVHFRGHYCLAFVGTDQDISILGVNQLQGVALTFDTSANSLSFDLDACD, from the coding sequence ATGGAAAACCTGTTCCATATTCACCTTTTGAGGTCAATTATTTTCTCAATTCTGATTGCTGTTTCGGCTAATGAGAAATATCTTTCACCCCTTAACTCCACTTATATTAACCTAGCTAAAGAAAGATTCATGTCTCTTGATCCAACTAAGCTTCCAGATCCTCCAATGCCGTCCTATACTTTTACTATTTACCATCGCGATGTATTTGAAAAATTAAACTTTAAGGACTACGACTCATTGCTTGAAAGTAGACTTGCTCGATCTCATGCTAGAGAAAGTTATTTGGCTTCGgttcttgattttgaaaatggTAACGATGTTAAAAAAGGGATGGTTCCTCCAAATGACAATCCAAATGATGCAAATGCAACTGTGAAAAGGCAACACGACGTGCAAGGGAGCAAGATGCGCGAACTTGTACCAAAAACAACAGGTGCCTATTACTCAAATGGCGAGTATGTTGCATCTTTTTTGTTAGGCAGTGACGAAGTTAGAAGTTTTTTGGTAATTGACACTGGCAGTGATTTAGTTTGGTGGCAATGTGGACCATGCGAGGAAAATAAGTGCTACAAACAAAAGTTTCAAAATCCATTATATAATTCTACTGCATCGAAAACTTTTCGAAAAGTTGACTGCTTGCGATACGGTTCAAAATATTGCTTTTTTGAGGACTCAGCTTTCACTTGTGATCTAGATAGTTCTGAGTGTCACTATGAAATGACATATGGGAGTCGACAACGAACAAAAGGGTACATGGCCGATGATGTAATTACTTTTGTTTTAGACCAAAGACCAATTAGGGTTATGTTTGGATGTGGCAAAGATCAAACCAGTGGAACAAATTTCAGTGATTGGTTCTCTGGAATTGCTGGCCTTGGACGCAGAGTACGTCCACAAAAAAAAGGTGGATATTCTTTACCATCACAGTTTGGAGCGTCACTATTTTCCATGTGTCTACCAAGATTTCATTCAGGAAAGGGATCTACCATCAGTTTTCATAACAGCTCATATCCAAGAGCAAAATCAGCAAAATTACTACCAAACAGAAGGTACCGTTCATTTTTCTACGTTAACCTTTATAAAATTTTTATTAATGACAAAGAAGTTTTGGTCAATCCCTCATGGTGGAATTTCAAACCAAATATGCGTGGTGGAGTCATCGTGGATACAGGAACGACCTTTACCCCTTTTCCTAAGGATTTTTATGTCATATTCCGCTACGCGTTTAGAGCTGAAGTACGAGATATTCCTATGGTTAACAATCCAGTCGGACCTTTCGACACTTGCTATAAAGATAATCCAAATGGTCCTGGTTTAGTATTTCCTGTCGTGAAGTTGTATTTCGGCAGTGAAAATCCAGGTACAATGTTGTTTTTGGCACAAGAACGAGTTGTGGTTCACTTTCGTGGTCACTATTGCCTGGCTTTTGTAGGAACAGATCAAGACATCTCAATATTAGGTGTTAATCAACTCCAAGGTGTAGCATTAACTTTTGATACTTCAGCAAATTCTTTGTCCTTCGACCTAGATGCATGTgattaa
- the LOC138882342 gene encoding uncharacterized protein, whose amino-acid sequence MEFSEFFGFLTILKESLQLLPKNKKLLALTSFIYFLISSILFSILNFKLKFLTHDITLKVSILSISTSNSFKITKILADIKEDFQILLTLYVALVIILFFISFLYAIATVILSFISYNNTNISLKNFVLRIFKAFKYAIITGLYTKIFGIGYFFIILFLLSPLLISTSNIFLYSIGIFVGILSFFFFQYLSVVWILALIISVVEENYYGIKAMAKAGSLIKGKRLNGFILNVLFSIVSLLLYKSYLKMNIGAKGVINQTLVSLFLVIFSSLVNFLCLVAYTVLYFHCKKNHGEEVELQWDFEYSKV is encoded by the coding sequence ATGGAGTTTTCTGAGTTTTTTGGTTTTCTAACAATTCTCAAAGAATCCCTTCAACTacttccaaaaaataaaaagttattAGCACTAACaagttttatttattttcttatttcttcaatCCTCTTCTCAATTTTGAATTTCAAACTTAAATTCTTGACCCATGATATTACTCTCAAGGTATCAATTTTGTCTATTTCAACTTCTAATTCCTTTAAAATCACCAAAATTCTTGCTGATATTAAAGAGGATTTCCAAATTCTTCTCACTTTATATGTTGCTCTtgttattattctatttttcatcTCTTTTCTATATGCAATTGCAACAGTTATACTATCCTTTATTTCATATAATAATACTAATATTTCTCTCAAAAACTTTGTCTTAAGAATTTTCAAGGCATTTAAATATGCAATTATAACTGGATTATATACGAAAATTTTCGGTATTGGttacttttttattattttatttttgttaagTCCTCTTTTAATTTCCACTTCCAATATTTTCCTTTACTCCATAGGAATTTTTGTTGGAatactttctttcttcttctttcaatATTTATCGGTTGTTTGGATATTGGCTTTAATTATTTCTGTGGTTGAAGAAAATTATTATGGAATTAAGGCAATGGCAAAAGCTGGATCACTTATTAAGGGGAAGAGATTAAATGGATTTATTTTAAATGTTTTATTTTCTATAGTTTCATTATTATTGTATAAAAGTTATTTAAAGATGAACATAGGTGCTAAAGGTGTAATTAACCAGACACTTGTGTCTTTATTTCTGGTTATTTTTTCTTCATTGGTTAATTTCTTGTGTTTAGTGGCATATACTGTGCTCTATTTTCATTGCAAGAAGAATCATGGAGAAGAAGTTGAATTGCAGTGGGATTTTGAGTATAGCAAAGTATAA